DNA from Ictalurus punctatus breed USDA103 chromosome 20, Coco_2.0, whole genome shotgun sequence:
accaaaagttctctcaggtactgtggtgcgagaccattcagtgctttatagatcaataacagtattttataatcaatgtgaaatttcactgggagtcaatgcagtgtggataagatcggggtgatgtggtcgtatcacTTGATACACTGACGTACAGTGAGACACtttgagacagtgagacacttACATACAGTGAGACACAGACACTTACAGTGAGACACattgagacagtgagacacttACATACagtgagacacactgagacagtGAGAAACTTACAGTGTATGAGAAACATCAAGCATTGGTTCAGTGTGTGAACATATCTGATCCCTGAACCCATTCGAGTGTTTTACTGTCAGAGGCCTGAAATgtgaaaaagagatgaaattTAATTCCCTAAAAATGGCCTCCAGCCAAAACACGattatgacatcatcagtgaAGAACCCGAGAGTAAAGAGTATCATGATGATGTTACAGGATTTTCCCCTCACTCGACCAGTACATCCAGTTTGAGGCAAAACCAAAACcacacactgtttttttgtctttatttcatTCCTTATTCAGAATTTTCAACAGTTCTTTAACAATCACTgctaatttatttctttataataaATCACTTCTTAACAAATGTGAACACATCTTcactgaaaaataataaactgcaATTATATTTACCGAGAAAATAACATTAAACTGTAAAAAGTAATAATGAGAGGACCATACTCTGTACCTATACTCAtaccagctgtgtgtgtgtgtgtgtgtgtgtgtgtgtggtgttatattTATTCTTCTGTCAGTGTTTAAGTCTGAAGCTGAGTTTGAGTGTGAAAGTTTTCTGAAGCAGTTTTAAATCTTCACCTCTGCATTAGTTACTTTTTCCGTTTTCCCATTTCTCGTGTTTACAGCTACTTTAATTCTCCAAAGAGACGAATGTGATGTGAACGTTGTTTTACAGCGGCAAACATGTAAAGGAACAGGAAAAGTTCAGTGTTGATCAGCTGAGATGTTTTTGTGTCAGGTATGAGCTTTTAATTGAGATTTGTAATTGAGGGTTTTGAAATCAGACCCTCTAGCTGGTCTGTTTCCCCCACTCTGTATaaattcctctctctctgctctgtgtcatttgaaatgaaataaaaataattgctaaaataaaagcatgacaATGTAAGATGTTTGTGTTTAACTGGATGTgagtttttatttgcttttctaTGTCATGTTTTCAGAAACAAAACTTGGGTTGGACGTGGCATATGGTGTCTTCTGTGCATTTTTCTCTGTTTGTGGTGGACGCAGATTTCCCACAGTCCTTTTGGAATATTCGTAAATGCTCCTAACAAAGGCGTCTCTGGTGTTCTGCGTCTTCCTGAATAAGATAATGTAACACTTTGGGAGGAAGTGGCAGCTCAAGACAGCATAGCTGGAGATCAGGATGACAATCATCTCCACAGCTGGGAGGTATTTCCCCCTTGTGTTGACGTATGTCGGGATGAAAATGATCCATGCGATGAGGTAGGTGAGCATACCAAATGTGATGAATTTTGCCTCATTGTATTTCTGTGGAAGCTTGCGTCCTTGGAAAGCAAAGACAAAACACACGAGTGCTAGCAATGCGACGTAGCCCAGCATCACTCCAAATGCCACATATGAACCCTCATCACACTCCTCCAGGATACTCCTGAGAAACACGGTAGATGTCATCTTAGGGCTTTTCAGGATCAGCCAGCATGCACAGGTCACACCCTGCAATgccacacacatgctcacaatAGTGTAGGGCTTATAGAGGCGATGGAGCAGCTGTTTTAGAATCAGGTTCATGTGGAATGCCAGCAGGATCTTCAGAGATTTGACCAGgatgcaggacacacacacagtgaaactgAGGCCATAAAGAACCTGACGCACTTTACACTGCAGAGCCGTCGGCTTTCCCACGAACAGCACAGCACTTGCGAAGCTTCCACTCAGAGACACCAGGATTAACTGACACAACGAGCCGCCAGCTGCCTTCACCACTGGAGAACCTCGGTGCTGCAAGAAAAGAACCGATACAGCAAAAACCACAACCACACCgagaactgagagagagaccagCACCACAGCAAAGGGGTCACTCCAGGAGAAAAACTCCACCTCCTTCTTCTTACACACTGAACTGcctgactccgcccactcactgTTCACGTCACAGCTGTAGCATTGATCCATGTCTGAAAAAccaacaacccccccccaccccgccccacacacacacacacacacacacacacacacacacacacacacacagaataaataGATATTTTAGTGGAAAAAATACAGGGTTaaaggggtgtgtgtatgtgtgtgtgtgtgttacctgtgttgtTGGTGTACTGATTCTCTGCACAGTCGATACACTCATAACAGCAGGTGTATTGACCTTCAgcactttttttaaactgtccCGGTTCACAACTGTTTGAGCATTTAGACACCAAACtctgatccaaaacacacagcgaGAATTGAGAATGAGACAGATTCTCCATACACATAGACAGTAATGAGAGTAAGACAGATTCTGCATAAAGAGAGACAGTAATGAGAGTAAGACAGATTCTGCATACACAAGGACAGTAATGAGAGTAAGACAGATTCTGCATACAGTGAGAGAGTAATGAGAGTAAGACATATTCTTCATACAGaaaagtgagagtgagactggctcagacaggcagagagacagacaggtttcAGTGTGAATAATGACCAGTGTTAAGGTGGTGGTGTTCAGGCTGCTGTCTGACAGCTGATAGTGAGATACGACATTCAGCGTCTCCACGTTTCCTCCATCAGTGTTCCACAGAGAGACGTCATAGCCGAGGTTAATGTCTCCATCCTCGTTAAACTCATAGAAGACGCCATCCAACTCGAAGCTTCTGGTCCTTAACGCAGACAACAGCTGCAACATCACCAAGGTAATCAGCCCAAGATaatagcaacaacaataacaactactactactactactaataaataataataataataatattaataataatgttacacCAGTGTAAATCTGGGTGAAAGTCTAAGTCTCCACCCAAAATTTGCTTTAATCTGTATATCAGACGCTGAGATTCAGATAAACATTGGATTCTCTTTAGCATTGTGATGACATATCAGTATGCGTGTGATCGGGAAATTTAAAAGGACATTCTGCTCGGCACATCCTGAAACTAAGTTGAATATGATCAGCCAATTATAAACCGGGCCAATAGTTTAGGAAAATGAGCTAATCTAGCTACCCTAATCAGCTATCAAAACCTGACACTGCACCAGTGTTTGCCAGCTAACTGCTTATTTTAA
Protein-coding regions in this window:
- the gprc6a gene encoding G-protein coupled receptor family C group 6 member A; its protein translation is MKITRLMLLMILNLASLNVAKRIGVFAPGNIIIGGLFPIHTVVEQPGNFSDLQTACTILSPAGLAHSLAMIQAVETANLSPALTHLGITLGYHIHDTCSDVTTALRATKDFTGDCTSGTDTSQYVRPVNAVIGAYHSETSIAVARELNLQLIPQISYASTADILSDKSRFPGFLRTVPSDVHQTSAMVQLLSERKWTWVGFLTTDGDYGRAALDSFVSQATKAGICVAFTEILPDSLSNKHKLEATITHTVHTIHTNPKVRVIVSFAKPEHMKSVFSLLMELSADQRLWIASDNWSMAGDVLSPEQLERVGWVLGFSFKNKNITNFEEFVKRLELNSEVQRNNSFLKEFYSSFATSVNASETVNAVVSTSADKLIASAQVGVVFSVQMAVNAIAQAVALICKNDCMASGPVIHQELLSALRTRSFELDGVFYEFNEDGDINLGYDVSLWNTDGGNVETLNVVSHYQLSDSSLNTTTLTLSLVSKCSNSCEPGQFKKSAEGQYTCCYECIDCAENQYTNNTDMDQCYSCDVNSEWAESGSSVCKKKEVEFFSWSDPFAVVLVSLSVLGVVVVFAVSVLFLQHRGSPVVKAAGGSLCQLILVSLSGSFASAVLFVGKPTALQCKVRQVLYGLSFTVCVSCILVKSLKILLAFHMNLILKQLLHRLYKPYTIVSMCVALQGVTCACWLILKSPKMTSTVFLRSILEECDEGSYVAFGVMLGYVALLALVCFVFAFQGRKLPQKYNEAKFITFGMLTYLIAWIIFIPTYVNTRGKYLPAVEMIVILISSYAVLSCHFLPKCYIILFRKTQNTRDAFVRSIYEYSKRTVGNLRPPQTEKNAQKTPYATSNPSFVSENMT